Proteins from a single region of Candidatus Omnitrophota bacterium:
- a CDS encoding phospholipid carrier-dependent glycosyltransferase: MRKKAAFFLILAVIFLSRFILVIAGQDLMGDDGFQYLTRAENYLKYGILSPDRADSFRNQFIDSPLYPILLSCFLRVLNSKIAAVRSICMLNSVFFILAACAVFFLAYRLSKKYLVALFSLAVFGMMPEGFVYSILNMPDSMFLAFFIWSNYFFVSYFGCNRWRRLALASFLLGMSVLIKPISLLFILVYVVLIISFDKNDFRRRVKIAVLCILVQMFTLSPWLIRNYHVYKEIFFSTKKDIHLYYYDYRFILEDIYGKEAAGSMIEQKAREIFSNIDVNSRDSVKAIHVLGGFAKKEIFSNFSSYATLLIKRHPRLYFGTGTVQLLTLTGDASGAQALYEFGRQPALSMLRRLPVYVMTLQLFSWILLFLIYLLSIAGLMRIIVKRKWETLVLLSLSFLYFVILVGPATHTRYRFDFSYLFAILCGFVLYEIKSSSENI, from the coding sequence ATGAGAAAGAAAGCCGCATTTTTTCTTATTTTAGCGGTAATATTCCTATCGCGTTTTATCCTGGTAATAGCCGGCCAGGATTTAATGGGCGATGACGGCTTTCAGTATTTAACACGCGCAGAAAATTATTTAAAATACGGGATTCTTTCTCCTGACCGCGCAGATTCTTTCCGTAACCAATTCATAGACTCTCCGTTATACCCAATACTGCTTTCATGTTTCTTAAGAGTACTTAACAGCAAAATTGCAGCTGTCAGGTCTATATGCATGCTTAATTCCGTTTTTTTTATATTAGCAGCTTGCGCCGTATTCTTCCTGGCATATCGGCTTAGTAAAAAATACCTGGTAGCGCTGTTTTCTCTGGCAGTATTTGGCATGATGCCGGAAGGATTTGTATATTCAATCCTTAATATGCCTGATAGTATGTTTCTGGCATTTTTTATATGGTCGAATTATTTTTTTGTCAGTTATTTTGGTTGTAACAGATGGAGGCGTTTAGCTTTAGCTTCATTCTTGCTTGGTATGAGCGTATTAATCAAGCCTATATCGCTTTTATTTATTTTAGTTTATGTTGTGTTGATAATTTCTTTTGATAAGAATGATTTCAGGCGCAGGGTAAAAATTGCAGTTTTATGCATTCTTGTGCAGATGTTTACCTTGTCACCCTGGTTAATAAGGAATTATCATGTATATAAAGAGATTTTCTTCAGCACGAAAAAAGACATCCATCTCTATTATTATGATTACCGTTTTATACTGGAAGATATCTATGGCAAGGAAGCAGCCGGCAGTATGATAGAACAAAAAGCTAGGGAGATCTTCTCAAATATCGATGTAAATTCCAGGGATTCTGTTAAAGCTATACATGTTTTGGGTGGCTTTGCCAAAAAGGAGATATTCAGTAATTTCAGTTCCTACGCAACTCTCCTTATTAAAAGGCATCCGCGCCTTTATTTTGGCACAGGCACCGTTCAATTGCTGACTTTAACCGGAGACGCAAGCGGCGCTCAGGCTTTGTATGAGTTTGGAAGGCAGCCGGCGCTAAGCATGCTTCGAAGACTTCCGGTGTATGTTATGACTTTGCAGCTTTTTTCATGGATACTGCTCTTTTTAATTTATTTGTTATCGATTGCAGGATTAATGCGCATTATAGTTAAAAGAAAATGGGAAACACTTGTCCTTTTATCATTAAGCTTTTTATATTTTGTCATACTTGTCGGTCCGGCAACTCACACACGGTATAGGTTTGATTTCTCTTATTTGTTCGCTATATTATGCGGGTTTGTATTATATGAAATAAAATCTTCTTCCGAAAATAT
- a CDS encoding radical SAM protein codes for MIKIAFVYFYYPYVLNCPPYGILSLAAYMKEKFQDKIEIKLFDVLPGADIRQAIEAFSPDLIGISSFTFSISRAYELADYFMTKRGIKVILGGLHASLYPQESLRHADYVVRGEGERGLVELFSGIMKDNSYHPRIINSEPIADLDTLPSLPWGLVDKIFYTTTSDHALKNLGIKKGCKHVELMTSRWCNYKCAYCYNSGFEHGARYFSAERVIADIRYLLEEWQVDYIGFVDDDFLSSQPRLSSICGLIKKHKLKFQWFCHAHVNSVNPDTLRMIKDSGCDFVAYGFESGSPKILNFLKGKSVSVVKNAKAAKMTNKAGLRVFGYIMMGTPTETIIDLFRTILFVLFNHIDIVATNKTTAYPGSELWKYCIDNRIFNWENDKFEKPFQYIYLNRKYIPAVFFEFIWFIYIKALLPVKQLCQKADSNIRILVLNSRDFFRKACRLFLGI; via the coding sequence ATGATTAAGATAGCCTTCGTTTACTTTTATTACCCTTATGTGTTGAATTGTCCTCCTTATGGCATTTTGAGCCTAGCCGCATACATGAAAGAAAAATTCCAGGACAAAATAGAAATCAAATTGTTTGATGTGCTTCCAGGGGCAGATATCAGGCAAGCCATAGAAGCATTTTCTCCGGATCTGATAGGCATATCCAGTTTCACTTTTTCTATCTCAAGGGCTTACGAATTAGCAGATTATTTTATGACTAAGCGGGGAATTAAAGTGATATTAGGCGGCCTGCATGCAAGCCTGTATCCTCAGGAGAGCTTAAGGCACGCAGATTACGTGGTTAGAGGAGAAGGGGAGCGTGGTTTAGTAGAATTATTCTCCGGCATTATGAAAGACAATAGTTATCACCCTAGGATTATAAACTCGGAACCTATTGCAGATTTGGATACTTTACCTTCTTTACCGTGGGGTTTGGTTGACAAAATATTTTATACTACTACTAGCGACCATGCATTAAAGAATTTGGGTATAAAAAAAGGCTGTAAGCACGTAGAATTAATGACTTCGCGATGGTGCAATTACAAGTGTGCTTACTGTTATAATAGCGGTTTTGAACACGGGGCAAGGTATTTTTCCGCCGAGAGAGTGATAGCTGATATCAGATACCTTTTGGAAGAATGGCAGGTAGATTATATTGGTTTTGTTGATGATGATTTTCTCTCCAGCCAACCCAGGTTATCCAGCATCTGCGGCTTAATAAAGAAGCACAAGCTTAAATTCCAATGGTTTTGCCACGCGCATGTCAATTCGGTCAATCCCGATACATTGAGAATGATTAAGGACTCCGGTTGTGATTTTGTTGCTTATGGATTTGAGAGCGGTTCTCCTAAAATACTGAATTTCTTGAAAGGCAAAAGTGTAAGCGTAGTGAAAAATGCCAAGGCAGCAAAGATGACAAATAAGGCAGGTTTAAGAGTATTTGGTTATATCATGATGGGAACGCCTACTGAAACAATAATTGATTTGTTTAGAACAATACTATTTGTTCTCTTTAACCATATAGATATAGTAGCTACCAATAAAACCACAGCTTATCCGGGAAGTGAATTATGGAAATATTGCATAGATAACCGGATATTTAATTGGGAAAATGATAAATTTGAGAAACCATTTCAGTATATTTATCTTAACAGAAAATATATCCCGGCCGTTTTCTTTGAATTCATATGGTTTATCTATATAAAAGCACTACTACCGGTTAAGCAGCTATGCCAAAAGGCCGATTCCAACATAAGGATACTTGTTTTAAATAGCCGGGATTTTTTTAGAAAAGCATGTAGATTATTTCTTGGTATTTGA